The window AACTGCTTTTCTTCCTGATCGTAATGATCTGTCTCTACAGTGATTGAAGATCAATTCAGGCTGCAAAACATTTAATCTTCTGATTAAAGAGCGTCACGTCCTTCCAAATCTGCTCTGAGTAATTTAACGTAGTAAACATCTGCAGTCTTTAGGAATATTCCAGAAATAAAGCAGCAAAATATGTTGTGAAGAAGATTCATACACAAAGTCCGAGTTTGATTCATTTGAACATTGATTCTGTTCGAGATACTTCAGttaaaaacgttttttttgGATATGAAAGAGATTCTCGGAGAACTAATGCTGTAAATTGTACAAGGAACCTTCTAACCAggtgcattattaaaaatattaatgtttacattaagAATTGACCCCAAAGCAGTTAAcattaatgtactttttatttgttaGCTCAGTTAGCCATTAGCTCCTTTAGCCATGTTGTGGTGTCCACATGGCAGCTGTCAGTCGGTCTTACGTGGTTACAGCTTCACACATCCACAGGAAGTAGTGGTTagctggatgtaactccagttctgtGAGTACGTGCAGAGCCATAAGATCGATCTCAGCCTAGTTTAAGTTCTCAACGCTGCAGAAGTCTAATATTTGTGCTGTAAATCGAGTGATTACCTGCAAGTATCCAGTGCCATTTTAGTGAAATTTGTTTTCCAgtcagaggaaaaaataaaacacacgcTGAGTATAGATACTTAAGacaattctaaaaaaaacatttaatatatgATATGCATgtattaaaaaatgttcttcCATCTGTGTTAATTGATATTTTGCGTCTGCAGGCTCTGCTGAACAACTCCTACCTGTACCACATGGCTCACGGCAAGGACTTTGAAAGCAGAGGCATCGAAAGTAAGACGCTCATGAATGTCTGAACTAATCTTTGTACCAGTCCGTCTGATagatgctgagatatttcactgcATCAGTgaaaactgaagagaaaagTCATTATGATTGATCCTCTGAttatgaatgtctgaaccaaatttcacgGCGATCCATCAAACTGAGTCCGGACCAAAGTGGAGGACTGACAGACAGATTTTagtattttaactttaaaatttgagaaaaaCCAAAGCTGAACACTAATAACTCAGTAATTGTGATAGTAAACACTGATcggagtctctctctctctcagtttcaGGCATCTCGTTGAACCTGGAGAAGATGATGGCTCAGAAGAGCGGAGCAGTGAAAGCGCTGACCGGAGGAATCGCACATCTATTCAAACAGAACAAAGTCagacttctttctctctctgtgttttaaaCGAATGTTCACAACGATTTTCATTAAGTAATAAACAGTATTCACAGTGTGACATCACTCCCCTCAGGTGACCCACGTCAACGGTTTCGGGAAGGTGACCGGTAAGAACCAGGTGACGGCCGTAACGGCTGACGGCAGCGAGCAGGTCATCAACACTAAGAACATCCTCATCGCCACCGGCTCCGAGGTCACGCCCTTCCCCGGGATCCAGGTACGGCTCGGTTTCATCCTCACAGACGTTTACTGGCAGATTTATGGGATTTTATATAAAGTTAAAAACTATGTTTGTGACCGTTTGCTGAAACCTTCTTGAATGTTTTTTCGTTGTAGATCGATGAGGACAACATCGTGTCGTCGACAGGAGCGCTGTCCCTGAAGAAAGTTCCAGAGGAGCTGATCGTCATCGGAGCTGGAGTTATCGGCGTGGAGCTGGTCAGCATCACGTTCTTCAACATATCCTGTTCTCCATACTTCTACTAGTTTTTTCCGTTTTTGTTTCGGAGCTCTTGAATCTGTCCTCTCAGTCACGCCGGTGTTTGTCCTCCGGTCCTGCAGGGGTCAGTGTGGCAGCGTCTGGGCTCTAAGGTCACAGCGGTGGAGTTCCTCGGCCACGTAGGCGGCATGGGCATCGACATGGAGATCTCCAAGAACTTCCAGCGCATCCTGCAGAAGCAGGGCATGAAGTTTAAGCTCGGCACCAAAGTCATGGGAGCCACCAAGAGGCCCGACGGCAAGATCGATGTTGCGTGAGTGAAAACGCTGGttggtttaaattttaaaaggtAAGTGATAGCGGCCGTGTGTAAccgtgtgtgtgttgatgtgtttcagTGTGGAGGCGGCGGCCGGAGGGAAGAACGAGACTCTGACGTGTGACGTGCTGCTGGTCTGCATCGGCAGAAGACCTTTCACTCAGAACCTGGGCCTGGACTCTGTGGGCATCGAGCTGGACAACAGGGGCCGCATCCCAGTCAACAACCGCTTCCAGACCAAAGTACCCAGGTACTGCTGAGCAACAGTCCGGCTTCGTCCATCCTCAGACCACGTCCACATTACGCcggcttcattcataaaaacatctttttctctccgttTTGACCCTCCGTCGAGactaaaatgctgtttttctccCCTGAAAACGGAGCTTTGTAGAAACGCTGTCATATCGCTGAAaaaacagatggtggcagtagcGCGGCATTTCATTGGCAGAGGAAGAAACACAatgacagcaacaacaatggTGGACGGCTTCATGcgagtgttgttctctttattgtctcCTTTGACAGCTTGTTAAGGGTTAAACGTAACTATCCACCGTCTTTCTCTGCTCAGACTGTTGGAATCTGCCGCAGAAACAGAAATAGTATACCATTTCTTCTTCgttggttttctgtggctgaccTCCTCATCTGTCCTCCACACATGCCTGGTAGGAGGAGGATACCGGGTTTTGGCGTTCTAATGTGGACGGAGGTGTTtgcagaaacaaactgaaactccTGCTGTGATGCAGGTTGTTTTTGCTCCAAAACAGCATTTTAGAATTTAGCGgcttaatgtttttatgtagtTATAAAGCTGTACAGGGAACATGGAATAACCTAAAATTGTTTTAGTTAGTATAATTTATCGTTTATTTCGTAATCACGTACttagattaaaaactctgttcTTACACACTTGTCTAAACACTTAATTATTCATTAAGATCAGCATTAATTGATTGAGATTAATGATAAGCTGTGTGCTGTGTATTCAGCTGTattcacatataaaataaatgaacagagaGAAAGTTGGAGGCGT is drawn from Thunnus thynnus chromosome 5, fThuThy2.1, whole genome shotgun sequence and contains these coding sequences:
- the dldh gene encoding dihydrolipoyl dehydrogenase, mitochondrial; translated protein: MQSWTQLYRSLATRSHHLPCKLHGAASVSVRTYADKAAIDADVTVVGSGPGGYVAAIKSAQLGFKTVCVEKNATLGGTCLNVGCIPSKALLNNSYLYHMAHGKDFESRGIEISGISLNLEKMMAQKSGAVKALTGGIAHLFKQNKVTHVNGFGKVTGKNQVTAVTADGSEQVINTKNILIATGSEVTPFPGIQIDEDNIVSSTGALSLKKVPEELIVIGAGVIGVELGSVWQRLGSKVTAVEFLGHVGGMGIDMEISKNFQRILQKQGMKFKLGTKVMGATKRPDGKIDVAVEAAAGGKNETLTCDVLLVCIGRRPFTQNLGLDSVGIELDNRGRIPVNNRFQTKVPSIYAIGDVVAGPMLAHKAEDEGIICVEGMAGGAVHIDYNCVPSVIYTHPEVAWVGKTEEQLKEESVPYKIGKFPFAANSRAKTNADTDGLVKILSHKETDRMLGAHILGSGAGEMINEAALAMEYGASCEDVARVCHAHPTVSEAFREANLAASFGKAINF